In the bacterium genome, one interval contains:
- a CDS encoding FAD-dependent oxidoreductase has product KLFLKTRCEKIDLKDKILFTTYGKFNFDYIFIGTGGKPIIPDIKGIEKIKNGLFTFTKLNDAKKLERYIEDKKVKEVVILGGGLIGLKCAEGLISKNIFVKIVELSDRIFANTFDNIASEIVENKLKENNCEIIKGNTIEKVNTKDGDLKEVILKDGKKIKANVLVIAIGVVPNTEIIEGINIKKNKGIIVDEYMKTNIPFIYAGGDVAESIEFDGNISVIAIWPRATKQGKIAGINMSGGSKKYEGIFIMNSIEFFGIPTISFGITNPKDEKRCEILKKIDYEKKIYKKIVINENKIVGGIFLGDIERAGILNGLIKNRIDVSSFKNLLLDEKFGLLILPETYRKHIVKGEGIEV; this is encoded by the coding sequence AAAACTATTTTTAAAAACAAGATGTGAAAAAATTGATTTAAAAGATAAAATTTTATTTACAACCTATGGGAAATTTAATTTTGACTATATTTTTATAGGAACTGGAGGAAAACCAATAATACCGGATATAAAAGGGATTGAAAAAATTAAAAATGGATTATTTACTTTTACGAAACTAAATGATGCTAAAAAACTTGAAAGATATATAGAAGATAAAAAAGTTAAAGAAGTGGTTATTCTTGGTGGTGGACTTATTGGTCTTAAATGTGCAGAAGGTTTAATCTCAAAAAATATTTTTGTTAAAATTGTTGAATTATCTGATAGGATTTTTGCAAATACTTTTGATAATATTGCTTCAGAGATAGTTGAAAATAAACTAAAAGAAAATAATTGTGAAATAATAAAAGGAAATACTATTGAAAAAGTTAATACAAAGGATGGGGATTTAAAAGAAGTAATTTTAAAGGATGGTAAAAAAATAAAAGCAAATGTATTGGTTATAGCAATTGGTGTTGTACCAAATACTGAAATTATTGAAGGTATAAATATAAAGAAAAACAAAGGGATAATAGTAGATGAATATATGAAGACAAATATACCTTTTATTTATGCAGGTGGAGATGTTGCTGAAAGTATTGAATTTGACGGAAATATCTCAGTTATTGCAATATGGCCGAGAGCAACAAAACAGGGAAAAATTGCAGGAATTAATATGTCAGGTGGGAGTAAAAAATATGAAGGTATATTTATTATGAATTCAATTGAATTTTTTGGTATTCCAACAATTTCTTTTGGAATAACAAATCCAAAAGATGAAAAAAGATGTGAGATATTAAAAAAAATAGATTATGAAAAGAAAATTTATAAAAAGATTGTTATCAATGAAAATAAAATTGTTGGAGGAATTTTTCTTGGTGATATTGAAAGGGCAGGGATATTAAATGGACTAATCAAAAATAGAATTGATGTCTCTTCTTTTAAAAACTTATTACTTGATGAAAAATTTGGTCTTTTAATTCTTCCTGAAACTTATAGAAAACATATTGTAAAAGGGGAAGGAATTGAGGTATGA